The following are encoded in a window of Rhizobium bangladeshense genomic DNA:
- a CDS encoding putative urea ABC transporter substrate-binding protein — MQTFSKIVSTTALAVSLMLGLGSAKAEQKTDFKVAWSIYVGWMPWGYAADHGIVKKWADKYGIKIEVTQFNDYVESMNQYTAGAFDAVTLTNMDGLSIPAAGGVDTTAVIIGDFSNGNDAVILKDKASLADIKGQNVNLVEFSVSHYLLARALESIKLAERDVKVVNTSDADMVAAYKTPDVTAVVTWNPLVSTILEDPTAKKVFDSSEVPGEIIDLMVANSGVLKDNPNFGKALAGIWYETAALLRAETAEGKAAREAMGSASGTDLAGFEAQLAATKLFDKPADAVAFTTSPNLPKTMDLVRNFLFEKGLLGNGASSADVIGIEMPDGKILGDTGNVKLRFTDSYMKAAADGSL, encoded by the coding sequence ATGCAGACTTTTTCGAAGATCGTTTCAACCACAGCCCTGGCGGTATCACTGATGCTGGGGCTCGGTTCCGCAAAGGCGGAACAGAAGACGGATTTCAAGGTCGCCTGGTCTATCTATGTCGGTTGGATGCCCTGGGGCTATGCGGCCGACCATGGCATCGTCAAGAAATGGGCGGACAAATATGGAATCAAGATCGAAGTCACGCAGTTCAACGACTACGTGGAGTCGATGAATCAGTACACGGCCGGCGCCTTTGACGCCGTGACGCTGACCAATATGGACGGCTTATCGATCCCGGCTGCGGGCGGCGTCGATACGACCGCCGTGATCATCGGCGACTTTTCGAACGGCAATGACGCCGTGATCCTGAAAGACAAGGCGAGTCTTGCCGACATAAAGGGCCAGAACGTTAATCTCGTCGAATTCTCCGTCTCGCACTATCTGCTCGCCCGTGCGCTCGAGAGCATCAAGCTGGCGGAGCGCGATGTGAAGGTGGTCAACACGTCTGATGCCGACATGGTCGCGGCGTACAAGACGCCTGACGTCACCGCTGTCGTCACCTGGAACCCGCTGGTCTCCACCATCCTCGAGGATCCCACTGCCAAGAAGGTTTTCGACAGTTCTGAAGTGCCGGGTGAGATCATCGATCTGATGGTCGCCAATAGCGGCGTACTGAAGGACAACCCGAACTTCGGCAAGGCGCTCGCCGGCATCTGGTATGAGACCGCCGCACTGCTGCGCGCCGAGACCGCGGAAGGCAAGGCAGCCCGCGAGGCCATGGGCTCGGCTTCGGGCACCGATCTCGCCGGCTTTGAAGCCCAGCTTGCTGCCACCAAGCTCTTTGACAAGCCCGCTGACGCCGTTGCCTTCACAACCTCACCTAACTTGCCGAAGACCATGGACCTTGTGCGCAACTTCCTCTTCGAGAAGGGACTGCTCGGCAATGGCGCGTCGTCCGCCGACGTCATCGGGATCGAAATGCCCGACGGCAAGATATTGGGCGATACCGGCAATGTGAAGCTGCGCTTCACCGATTCCTACATGAAGGCAGCCGCGGACGGCTCGCTCTGA
- a CDS encoding urea amidolyase associated protein UAAP1 has product MMHVRRSPQEIAANRARYEEHQKKGLEFAPKALPGPSRLPAPAIDAAAIIHQEIVPGGWYWSTRLLRGEAIRIDQGEGNSTVALAAWNAEDTSERINLVDTAKVQWTTALGKGRVIFSDMGRVMFSMIEDSSGAHDCLMGGSTAASNAAKYPGEKTRNTRDNLILVAVKLGLDRRDIPGILNLFAPVRLSEGGSFGWLGKRSNSGDYVDLRAEMDMLVGFSTCPHPLDPDPTYQPKPVVITRYKAALPLADDLCRTATAEAARGFENNALMQA; this is encoded by the coding sequence ATGATGCATGTGAGACGATCGCCCCAAGAAATCGCCGCCAATCGCGCGCGTTACGAGGAACACCAGAAAAAGGGTCTGGAATTCGCGCCCAAGGCCCTGCCCGGCCCAAGCCGGCTGCCGGCGCCGGCCATCGATGCCGCCGCGATCATCCACCAGGAGATCGTTCCGGGCGGCTGGTACTGGTCGACGAGGCTTCTGCGCGGCGAAGCAATCCGCATCGACCAGGGCGAAGGAAATTCCACAGTGGCGCTTGCCGCATGGAATGCCGAGGATACGAGCGAGCGGATCAATCTCGTCGATACCGCCAAGGTCCAGTGGACGACGGCGCTCGGCAAGGGGCGGGTAATCTTTTCCGACATGGGCCGCGTCATGTTCTCGATGATCGAGGACAGTTCCGGCGCCCATGATTGCCTGATGGGCGGCTCGACGGCGGCCTCGAACGCAGCGAAATATCCCGGCGAAAAAACACGCAATACCCGCGACAACCTGATCCTCGTCGCCGTCAAGCTCGGCCTCGACAGGCGCGATATCCCCGGCATCCTCAATCTCTTCGCGCCCGTCCGCCTGTCCGAGGGCGGAAGCTTCGGCTGGCTGGGCAAGCGCTCCAACAGCGGCGATTACGTCGATCTGCGCGCCGAGATGGACATGCTGGTCGGCTTTTCCACTTGTCCGCATCCGCTCGATCCGGATCCGACATACCAGCCGAAGCCTGTTGTCATCACGCGCTATAAGGCGGCGCTTCCGCTTGCCGATGATCTTTGCCGCACGGCAACGGCCGAAGCTGCGCGCGGTTTCGAGAACAACGCCCTGATGCAGGCCTGA
- the dinB gene encoding DNA polymerase IV: protein MNEKSSPPVRKIVHVDMDAFYASVEQRDNPGLRGKPIAVGGSAARGVVAAASYEARAYGVHSAMPSVTAKRKCPDLIFVPPRFDVYKAVSQQIREIFAEYTLLIEPLSLDEAFLDVTENLKGMEIATEIASEVRARIKQATGLNASAGISYNKFLAKMASDLNKPNGQAVITPKNGPAFVEALPVKKFHGVGPATAKKMHGLGIETGADLKEKTQEFLVEHFGKSGPYFYGIARGIDERQVKPNRVRKSVGAEDTFSQDLHAYEPARQGLQPLIEKVWGYCEANEIGAKTVTLKVKYADFNQITRSKTVPAPLAAIADLEEIVGLLLSPIFPPRKGIRLLGVTLSSLERRISATEPQLRLAL, encoded by the coding sequence ATGAACGAAAAGAGTTCACCTCCCGTCCGAAAAATCGTGCATGTCGACATGGATGCCTTTTATGCGTCGGTCGAGCAGCGCGATAATCCGGGACTGCGCGGCAAACCGATCGCCGTCGGCGGATCGGCCGCCCGCGGCGTGGTGGCCGCAGCGAGCTACGAGGCGCGCGCCTATGGCGTCCATTCGGCGATGCCATCGGTGACCGCCAAGCGCAAATGCCCGGATCTGATCTTCGTGCCGCCACGCTTCGATGTCTATAAGGCGGTGTCGCAGCAGATTCGCGAAATCTTCGCCGAATACACGCTACTGATCGAGCCGCTCTCACTGGACGAGGCCTTTCTCGATGTCACCGAAAATCTCAAGGGCATGGAGATCGCCACCGAGATCGCGTCGGAAGTCCGCGCCAGGATCAAGCAAGCGACCGGCCTCAACGCGTCCGCGGGAATTTCCTACAACAAGTTCCTGGCAAAGATGGCAAGCGACTTGAACAAGCCAAACGGCCAGGCGGTCATCACCCCGAAGAACGGGCCGGCCTTCGTCGAGGCTCTCCCCGTCAAGAAATTCCACGGCGTCGGTCCGGCAACGGCCAAAAAGATGCACGGGCTCGGGATCGAGACCGGCGCCGACCTCAAGGAGAAGACGCAGGAGTTCCTCGTCGAACATTTTGGGAAATCGGGACCCTATTTCTACGGCATTGCCCGCGGCATCGACGAGCGCCAGGTCAAGCCGAACCGGGTGCGCAAATCTGTCGGCGCGGAGGATACCTTCTCACAGGATCTCCACGCCTATGAGCCGGCCCGCCAAGGGCTTCAGCCGCTGATCGAAAAAGTGTGGGGGTATTGCGAGGCCAATGAAATCGGCGCCAAGACGGTGACGCTGAAGGTCAAATATGCCGACTTCAACCAGATCACCCGCAGCAAGACGGTTCCGGCACCTCTGGCGGCGATCGCCGACCTCGAAGAGATAGTTGGCCTCCTGCTTTCACCGATCTTCCCGCCGCGAAAAGGTATCCGTCTGCTCGGCGTGACATTGTCGTCATTGGAGCGGCGCATCTCAGCAACGGAGCCGCAATTGAGGTTGGCGCTTTAG
- a CDS encoding ABC transporter permease, whose amino-acid sequence MRWINTRPSRGAQFALMLLPFVLLALSYAFGSATRLAENANDKLLPSLAGFADAINRLAFVADQRTGEFLLWSDTGASLVRLLSGLGISTAIALVIGTAIGMLPYLRSLLAPFIAVISMVPPLALLPILFIVMGLGETSKIALIVIGVAPTMIRDLALKALELPREQIVKAETLGGSSWQIGLRVVLPQILPRLITCLRLQLGPAWLFLIAAEAISSDSGLGYRIFLVRRYLSMDIIFPYVVWITLLAVVMNTLLDRLRIAVFPWSELEKQA is encoded by the coding sequence ATGCGTTGGATCAATACGAGGCCGAGCCGCGGCGCGCAGTTCGCCTTGATGCTTCTGCCCTTCGTGCTGCTCGCGTTATCCTATGCCTTCGGCTCGGCCACGCGACTGGCAGAGAACGCCAATGACAAGCTTCTGCCGAGCCTTGCCGGCTTTGCCGATGCGATCAACCGTCTGGCCTTTGTCGCCGACCAGCGCACCGGCGAGTTTCTGCTCTGGTCGGATACGGGCGCGAGCCTGGTCCGCCTGCTCTCCGGCCTCGGCATATCGACGGCGATCGCGCTCGTTATCGGCACGGCAATCGGCATGCTGCCTTATCTCAGATCTCTGCTCGCCCCATTCATCGCCGTCATTTCCATGGTACCGCCGCTGGCGCTGCTGCCGATCCTATTCATTGTCATGGGGCTCGGTGAAACCTCCAAGATCGCCCTGATCGTCATCGGCGTTGCTCCGACGATGATCCGCGATTTGGCGTTGAAGGCGCTGGAATTGCCGCGGGAACAGATCGTCAAGGCCGAGACGCTCGGCGGCTCCTCCTGGCAGATCGGCCTGCGTGTCGTGCTGCCGCAGATCCTGCCGCGGCTGATCACCTGCCTCAGGCTGCAGCTGGGCCCAGCTTGGCTGTTCCTGATCGCGGCCGAGGCGATCTCCTCGGACTCCGGCCTCGGCTACCGCATCTTCCTCGTCCGCCGCTATCTCTCGATGGACATCATCTTTCCCTATGTCGTCTGGATCACCCTGCTCGCGGTGGTCATGAACACCTTGCTCGATCGCCTGCGCATTGCCGTCTTCCCGTGGTCGGAGCTGGAGAAGCAGGCATGA
- the uca gene encoding urea carboxylase: MFKKVLIANRGEIAIRVIKTLRRMGIASVAVYSDADRFAKPAMMADEAVRLGPAPASESYLNVDAVIAACKATGAEAVHPGYGFLSENIDFAERLAAEGIAFIGPRPEHLSAFGLKHTARELAKASGVPLLPGTGLLSSADEALVAAESIGYPVMLKSTAGGGGIGMQLCADAESLKASFESVQRTARASFGDARVYIERFVAEARHVEVQIFGNGKGAVIALGERDCSLQRRNQKVVEETPAPGLSAATRARLHKAAVDLGAAVSYESAGTVEFIYDPLREEFYFLEVNTRLQVEHPVTEAVFGIDLVEWMIRQAAGEDVLSGAEALQPKGAAIEVRVYAEMPHADFRPSAGLLTEVVFPDYARIDGWIENGTEVTPFYDPMLAKVIVSAEDRPAAIEKLKAALAGTSISGIETNLDYLSAIASSELLASGKVATTALRDFSFVPDVIEVIAPGAQSSIQELPGRLGLWHIGVPPSGPMDERSFRHANRLVGNGDAVTALELTVSGPVLKFHTDIVIALAGARMTMSVDDEKLPHGEAITIRAGQILSIGSIDGPGQRAYLAVTGGFSAPVVLGSRATFGLGQFGGNATGTLKTGHVLHLARQAAAEPPMPATEPAELTREWDVGLVYGPHGAPDFFQDGDIETLFSTLYEVHFNSARTGVRLIGPAPKWARSDGGEAGLHPSNLHDNAYAIGAIDFTGDMPIILGPDGPSLGGFVCPAVIARDEQWKMGQFKPGDRIRFHPVARPDDPIAGPVVHRAKQETGSPVIGKRDDGPVSVVYRRQGDDNLLVEYGPMTLDIALRLRVHLLMQAVSQVRLPGIIDLTPGIRSLQIHYDGTTLTRKRLLGLLSEIEASLPAAQDVTVPSRMVHLPLSWNDPDAELAMRKYQELVRPNAPWCPDNIEFIRRINGLADEQAVRDVVFNANYLVLGLGDVYLGAPVATPVDPRHRLVTTKYNPARTWTPENAVGIGGAYMCIYGMEGPGGYQLFGRTIQVWNTWRQTPVFARGKPWLLDFFDQIRFFPVDHRELAEARSAFPHGGYPVRIEEAEFSYAAYERELQANAASIGNFKTRQQAAFDAERQRWKEAGLDSFVTDEGSSEGPDGDIPEGCFGVASAVPGNIWKLLVEPGAPVAAGDTLAIIESMKMEINVTAHAPGRVRDLRAGPGRNVKAGDIIVVLEEC; the protein is encoded by the coding sequence ATGTTCAAGAAGGTCCTGATCGCCAACCGCGGCGAAATCGCCATCCGGGTCATCAAGACGCTGCGACGGATGGGCATCGCCTCTGTCGCCGTCTATTCCGATGCCGATCGTTTCGCCAAGCCCGCGATGATGGCTGATGAGGCAGTGCGTCTTGGGCCGGCGCCGGCCAGCGAAAGCTATCTCAACGTCGATGCGGTTATCGCGGCCTGCAAGGCGACAGGCGCTGAGGCCGTACATCCCGGCTACGGCTTCCTGTCGGAAAATATCGATTTCGCCGAGCGCCTTGCCGCCGAAGGCATCGCCTTTATCGGCCCGCGGCCCGAGCACCTTTCTGCTTTCGGGCTGAAACATACGGCGCGAGAACTCGCCAAGGCGAGCGGCGTGCCGCTCCTGCCCGGCACGGGTCTGCTATCAAGCGCCGATGAAGCGCTCGTGGCGGCAGAATCTATCGGCTACCCCGTCATGCTGAAAAGCACGGCCGGCGGCGGCGGCATTGGCATGCAGCTCTGCGCCGACGCCGAAAGCCTGAAAGCATCCTTTGAAAGCGTGCAGCGCACCGCACGAGCAAGCTTCGGCGATGCGCGCGTCTATATCGAGCGTTTCGTGGCAGAGGCGCGGCATGTCGAGGTGCAGATCTTCGGCAATGGCAAGGGCGCGGTGATCGCCCTCGGCGAGCGCGACTGCTCGCTGCAACGGCGAAACCAGAAGGTGGTCGAGGAGACCCCCGCCCCCGGACTTTCCGCTGCGACCCGCGCCCGCCTGCACAAGGCGGCCGTCGATCTTGGTGCCGCGGTCTCCTACGAATCCGCCGGCACCGTGGAATTCATCTATGATCCGCTGCGCGAGGAATTCTATTTCCTCGAGGTGAACACCCGTCTGCAAGTCGAACATCCGGTTACCGAAGCTGTTTTCGGCATCGACCTCGTCGAATGGATGATCCGTCAAGCTGCGGGTGAGGATGTGCTCTCGGGCGCTGAAGCCCTGCAGCCGAAAGGAGCGGCAATCGAAGTACGGGTGTATGCCGAAATGCCGCACGCCGATTTCCGACCCAGCGCCGGTCTGCTGACCGAAGTCGTTTTTCCCGATTACGCGCGTATCGACGGCTGGATTGAGAACGGCACTGAGGTGACGCCCTTCTACGACCCGATGCTCGCCAAGGTGATCGTTTCGGCTGAGGATCGTCCGGCGGCGATTGAAAAGCTGAAGGCGGCCCTTGCCGGCACGTCGATATCGGGCATCGAGACCAATCTCGACTATCTCAGCGCCATCGCCAGCTCCGAGCTTCTGGCGAGCGGCAAGGTCGCGACGACGGCGTTGCGCGACTTTTCCTTCGTGCCTGACGTTATCGAAGTCATCGCGCCGGGCGCCCAATCCAGCATTCAGGAACTGCCAGGCCGGCTTGGCCTCTGGCATATCGGCGTGCCGCCGAGCGGCCCAATGGACGAGCGCTCCTTCCGCCACGCCAACCGTCTCGTCGGCAATGGCGACGCGGTCACAGCACTCGAGCTGACAGTGTCCGGCCCGGTGCTGAAATTCCATACCGATATCGTGATTGCCCTTGCCGGCGCCAGAATGACAATGAGCGTCGATGACGAGAAACTGCCGCATGGCGAGGCCATTACCATCCGCGCCGGTCAGATCCTCTCAATCGGCAGCATCGATGGACCTGGGCAGCGCGCATACCTCGCGGTAACAGGCGGTTTTTCCGCCCCCGTCGTACTTGGCTCGCGCGCCACATTCGGGCTCGGCCAGTTCGGCGGCAATGCCACCGGCACGCTGAAGACCGGCCACGTTCTGCATCTCGCACGCCAGGCCGCGGCCGAGCCGCCGATGCCGGCAACGGAGCCAGCGGAACTGACGCGCGAATGGGATGTCGGCCTTGTCTATGGTCCGCATGGGGCGCCTGATTTTTTTCAGGACGGTGATATCGAGACTTTGTTTTCGACGCTCTACGAAGTGCATTTCAACAGCGCCCGCACCGGCGTTCGCCTGATCGGCCCTGCGCCGAAATGGGCGCGCAGCGATGGCGGCGAGGCCGGCCTCCATCCCTCCAACCTGCATGACAATGCCTATGCGATCGGCGCGATCGATTTCACCGGCGACATGCCCATCATCCTTGGGCCGGACGGGCCGAGCCTCGGCGGCTTCGTCTGCCCGGCGGTCATCGCGCGCGACGAACAATGGAAAATGGGCCAGTTCAAGCCGGGTGATCGCATCCGCTTCCATCCTGTCGCGCGACCGGACGATCCGATCGCCGGCCCGGTCGTGCATCGGGCGAAGCAAGAGACGGGCTCGCCTGTCATCGGCAAACGGGACGACGGGCCTGTCTCCGTCGTCTATCGCCGCCAGGGCGATGACAACCTGCTAGTCGAATACGGGCCGATGACGCTCGATATTGCCTTGCGGCTGAGGGTGCATCTTTTGATGCAGGCCGTCTCGCAGGTCCGATTGCCCGGCATCATCGATCTCACGCCCGGCATCCGCTCGCTGCAGATTCATTATGACGGCACGACGCTGACCCGCAAACGCCTGCTCGGTCTGCTCTCTGAGATCGAGGCAAGCCTGCCGGCGGCACAGGATGTCACCGTGCCGAGCCGCATGGTGCATCTGCCGCTTTCCTGGAACGATCCGGATGCGGAACTTGCCATGCGCAAGTATCAGGAACTCGTGCGGCCGAACGCACCCTGGTGCCCTGACAACATCGAGTTCATCCGCCGCATCAATGGCCTGGCGGATGAACAGGCCGTGCGCGACGTTGTCTTCAATGCCAACTATCTCGTGCTTGGCCTTGGGGACGTCTATCTCGGCGCGCCGGTGGCCACACCGGTCGATCCGCGCCACAGGCTGGTGACGACGAAGTACAATCCGGCCCGCACATGGACGCCTGAAAATGCCGTCGGCATTGGCGGAGCCTACATGTGCATCTATGGCATGGAGGGTCCAGGCGGATACCAACTCTTCGGACGCACCATCCAGGTCTGGAATACTTGGCGGCAGACGCCGGTCTTTGCCAGGGGCAAGCCGTGGCTGCTCGACTTTTTCGATCAGATCCGTTTCTTCCCGGTCGACCATAGGGAACTGGCGGAAGCCCGCAGCGCCTTCCCGCACGGGGGCTATCCCGTCCGGATTGAGGAGGCGGAATTCTCATACGCCGCCTATGAGCGGGAATTGCAGGCCAATGCCGCCTCGATCGGGAACTTCAAGACTCGCCAGCAGGCCGCTTTCGATGCCGAACGCCAGCGTTGGAAAGAGGCGGGCCTCGACAGCTTTGTCACCGACGAAGGCTCCAGCGAAGGCCCGGATGGGGACATCCCCGAAGGCTGTTTCGGGGTTGCCAGTGCCGTGCCCGGCAATATCTGGAAACTGCTGGTCGAGCCGGGCGCACCGGTTGCGGCCGGTGACACTCTTGCCATCATCGAATCCATGAAAATGGAAATCAACGTTACCGCACATGCGCCAGGCCGCGTTCGCGACCTGCGCGCCGGCCCCGGACGAAACGTCAAAGCGGGCGATATCATTGTTGTTCTGGAGGAGTGCTGA
- a CDS encoding DUF1003 domain-containing protein, protein MNDDHPESKSPTTPAAAGLTPALARNIEAIMRRRRQSQNAASAQERAAAAVSKFAGSMLFVYIHIVFYGVWIIANVGWIPQVQPWDPSLVILAMEASVEAIFLSTFVLINQNRMAAQDDIRADLDLQVSLLNEHETTRLIAMVEAIAKRLEVPTAADHEVEELKKDIAPEAVLDRIQAEGEDK, encoded by the coding sequence ATGAACGACGACCATCCGGAAAGCAAAAGCCCAACAACGCCGGCCGCGGCAGGATTAACACCCGCCTTAGCCCGCAACATCGAAGCCATCATGCGGCGCCGCCGGCAGAGCCAGAACGCAGCATCTGCTCAGGAGCGTGCTGCTGCTGCGGTCAGCAAGTTTGCGGGTTCAATGTTGTTCGTCTACATTCATATCGTTTTTTATGGCGTCTGGATCATCGCAAATGTGGGATGGATCCCACAGGTGCAACCCTGGGACCCCTCTCTAGTGATCCTTGCGATGGAGGCGTCGGTCGAGGCGATCTTTCTCTCCACGTTTGTCCTGATCAACCAGAACCGAATGGCTGCACAGGACGACATCCGGGCCGACCTCGACCTTCAAGTCAGCTTGTTAAATGAGCACGAAACGACACGCCTGATCGCCATGGTCGAAGCTATTGCAAAGAGGCTCGAAGTCCCGACCGCCGCAGATCATGAAGTCGAAGAGCTCAAAAAAGACATTGCTCCGGAAGCTGTGCTGGATCGCATCCAGGCGGAAGGCGAAGACAAATAA
- a CDS encoding ABC transporter ATP-binding protein — MSELKIERVWKEYGDQIVLENVSLTVASRAFVALVGPSGCGKTTFLRMLLGQEQPTKGKILLDGEPLPAEPGPDRGVVFQRYSVFPHLTVLGNVLLGKEFSAARYKARLFGAARRNAIEEARELISEVGLAGSESKYPAQLSGGMQQRLALAQALIMKPKVLLLDEPFGALDPGIRAEIHTLMKRLWHETQMTVVMVTHDMREAFTLASRVVAFERRRDRPEEKERYGATITKDISIWPPRLAGQLSIFSPDRDGPVASPGRSRDDLASSGEML, encoded by the coding sequence ATGAGCGAATTGAAGATCGAAAGGGTCTGGAAGGAGTATGGCGACCAGATCGTTCTCGAAAACGTCTCCCTGACCGTCGCCTCGCGCGCCTTCGTCGCCCTCGTTGGCCCTTCCGGCTGCGGCAAGACCACCTTCCTGCGCATGCTGCTCGGCCAGGAGCAACCGACGAAGGGCAAGATCCTGCTCGACGGCGAGCCGCTGCCGGCGGAGCCGGGGCCGGACCGCGGCGTCGTCTTCCAGCGCTATTCCGTTTTTCCGCACCTCACGGTGCTCGGCAATGTGCTGCTCGGCAAGGAATTTTCCGCTGCGCGTTACAAGGCCAGGCTTTTCGGCGCGGCACGCCGCAACGCCATTGAGGAAGCACGCGAACTGATCTCCGAGGTCGGGCTCGCCGGTTCGGAGAGCAAATATCCCGCGCAGCTTTCCGGGGGCATGCAGCAGCGCCTTGCGCTCGCCCAGGCTCTCATCATGAAGCCGAAGGTGCTGCTGCTGGACGAGCCCTTCGGCGCGCTCGACCCCGGCATTCGCGCCGAAATCCACACACTGATGAAGCGGCTCTGGCATGAAACGCAGATGACCGTCGTCATGGTTACCCATGACATGCGCGAAGCTTTCACGCTCGCAAGCCGGGTCGTGGCCTTCGAACGCCGCCGTGATCGGCCGGAGGAGAAGGAGCGTTACGGCGCCACCATCACCAAGGATATTTCCATCTGGCCGCCGCGCCTTGCCGGCCAGCTATCGATTTTCAGCCCCGACCGGGACGGCCCGGTCGCTTCCCCGGGGCGCAGCCGGGACGACCTGGCATCATCAGGAGAGATGCTATGA
- a CDS encoding urea amidolyase associated protein UAAP2 produces the protein MSDFIQTSPARSLQNATQEHFIAAEAPWSGIVRKGQTIRIEDSYGQQAIDTLFYRADDFSERYSNQDTMRMQGAAYIGIDTKIMSNEGNVMLTMTADSCGRHDTSAGACSCESNTVRFGHGTKYLHACRDNFVLEVSKHGMGKRDIVPNINFFMNVPIKPNGEMTIVDGISAPGDYVELVAEMDVLCVISNCPQINNPCNGFDPTPVRVLIWDGED, from the coding sequence ATGTCCGATTTCATCCAGACCTCACCTGCCCGCAGCCTGCAGAATGCAACGCAGGAGCATTTCATCGCGGCCGAAGCCCCATGGTCCGGAATCGTGCGCAAGGGTCAGACGATCCGCATCGAGGACAGTTACGGCCAGCAGGCGATCGACACGCTCTTCTACCGCGCCGATGATTTCTCGGAGCGCTATTCCAATCAGGATACGATGCGCATGCAGGGCGCCGCCTATATCGGCATCGACACCAAGATCATGTCGAATGAAGGCAATGTCATGTTGACCATGACGGCCGACAGCTGCGGCCGCCATGATACGTCCGCCGGCGCCTGCTCCTGCGAGAGCAATACGGTGCGTTTTGGCCACGGCACGAAGTACCTTCATGCTTGCCGCGACAATTTCGTGCTCGAAGTTTCGAAACACGGCATGGGCAAGCGCGACATCGTGCCGAACATCAATTTCTTCATGAACGTGCCGATCAAGCCGAATGGCGAGATGACGATCGTCGACGGCATTTCTGCGCCTGGCGATTATGTGGAACTGGTCGCCGAGATGGACGTGCTCTGCGTCATTTCCAACTGCCCTCAGATCAACAATCCCTGCAACGGCTTCGATCCGACGCCGGTCCGGGTGCTGATCTGGGATGGCGAGGACTGA